A genomic stretch from Candidatus Methylacidiphilales bacterium includes:
- a CDS encoding glycosyltransferase family 61 protein — MEGLGFKTVALEDLKLEEQVGVFAEADWVIGPNGSSMFNLVFCPKGARAIELFSESSVNVCQWAIANLAQVHYGYLIGSQVAAPHTDPHEFDYSIDTEQLLQLADHMSGI, encoded by the coding sequence CTGGAAGGGCTTGGTTTTAAGACAGTGGCGCTGGAAGATTTGAAGCTTGAAGAACAAGTGGGTGTTTTTGCCGAGGCGGACTGGGTGATTGGGCCAAACGGTTCCAGCATGTTCAACCTGGTTTTTTGCCCCAAAGGTGCGCGAGCCATCGAACTTTTTTCCGAGTCATCCGTCAATGTCTGTCAATGGGCCATCGCCAACCTGGCGCAGGTGCATTACGGATATTTGATCGGAAGCCAGGTGGCGGCTCCGCATACGGATCCTCATGAGTTTGATTACAGTATCGACACGGAGCAGCTTCTGCAATTGGCGGATCATATGAGCGGCATTTGA